In Burkholderia sp. NRF60-BP8, a single window of DNA contains:
- the ubiG gene encoding bifunctional 2-polyprenyl-6-hydroxyphenol methylase/3-demethylubiquinol 3-O-methyltransferase UbiG has translation MTNADPHELQKFSDLAHRWWDPNAEFKPLHDLNPVRLGWIDAHAHLAGKRALDIGCGGGILSESMAGLGAQVKGIDLSTEALGVADLHSLESGISVDYEAIAAEAIAAREPGAYDVVTCMEMLEHVPSPGDIVAACATLVKPGGWVFFSTLNRNLKSYLFAVIGAEYIAQMLPKGTHDYARFIRPSELAGFVRATDLHIVEIKGITYHPIGKRFALSNDTDINYLVACRRGA, from the coding sequence ATGACCAACGCCGATCCGCACGAACTCCAGAAATTCAGCGACCTCGCTCACCGATGGTGGGATCCGAATGCCGAATTCAAGCCGTTGCACGACCTGAACCCGGTGCGGCTCGGCTGGATCGACGCGCATGCGCACCTGGCTGGCAAGCGCGCGCTCGACATCGGCTGCGGCGGCGGCATCCTGTCCGAATCGATGGCCGGGCTCGGCGCCCAGGTGAAAGGCATCGACCTGTCGACCGAAGCGCTCGGCGTGGCCGACCTGCACAGCCTCGAAAGCGGCATTTCGGTCGATTACGAGGCGATCGCAGCCGAAGCGATCGCCGCGCGCGAACCGGGCGCCTACGACGTCGTCACGTGCATGGAGATGCTCGAGCACGTGCCGTCACCCGGCGATATCGTGGCCGCGTGCGCGACGCTCGTGAAACCGGGCGGCTGGGTGTTCTTCTCGACGCTGAACCGCAATCTGAAGTCTTACCTGTTCGCGGTGATCGGCGCGGAATACATCGCACAAATGCTGCCGAAGGGCACGCACGATTACGCGCGCTTCATCCGCCCGTCGGAACTGGCCGGCTTCGTGCGCGCGACGGATCTGCACATCGTCGAGATCAAGGGCATCACGTATCACCCGATCGGCAAGCGCTTCGCGCTGTCGAACGACACCGACATCAACTACCTCGTCGCATGCCGACGCGGCGCATGA
- the aroA gene encoding 3-phosphoshikimate 1-carboxyvinyltransferase: MDYLDLGPYSSASGTVRLPGSKSISNRVLLLAALAEGETTITNLLDSDDTRVMLDALGKLGVKLARDGDTCVVAGTRGAFTAKTADLFLGNAGTAVRPLTAALAVNGGDYRVHGVPRMHERPIGDLVDGLRQIGAQIDYELNEGYPPLRIKPATISVDAPIRVRGDVSSQFLTALLMTLPLVKAKDGRTVVEVDGELISKPYIDITIRLMARFGVTVERDGWQRFVVPAGVRYRSPGRIMVEGDASSASYFLAAGALGGGPLRVEGVGRASIQGDVGFANALMQMGANVTMGDDWIDVRGIGHDHGKLEPIDMDFNLIPDAAMTIAIAALFANGTSTLRNIASWRVKETDRIAAMATELRKVGAIVEEGPDYLVVTPPEKLTPNAAIDTYDDHRMAMCFSLVSLGGVPVRINDPKCVGKTFPDYFDRFAALAKA, encoded by the coding sequence ATGGACTACCTCGATCTCGGCCCGTACTCCAGTGCATCGGGCACCGTGCGCCTGCCCGGCTCGAAGAGCATTTCGAACCGCGTGCTGCTGCTCGCGGCGCTCGCCGAAGGCGAAACGACGATCACCAACCTGCTCGACTCCGACGACACGCGCGTGATGCTCGACGCACTCGGCAAGCTCGGCGTGAAGCTCGCGCGCGACGGCGACACCTGTGTCGTCGCCGGCACGCGCGGCGCGTTTACCGCGAAGACGGCCGACCTGTTCCTCGGCAACGCGGGCACGGCCGTGCGGCCGCTGACCGCCGCGCTCGCGGTGAACGGCGGCGACTACCGGGTGCACGGCGTGCCCCGCATGCACGAGCGGCCGATCGGCGATCTCGTCGACGGCTTGCGCCAGATCGGCGCGCAGATCGACTACGAGCTGAACGAAGGCTACCCGCCGCTGCGGATCAAGCCCGCGACGATCTCGGTCGATGCGCCGATCCGCGTGCGCGGCGACGTGTCGAGCCAGTTCCTCACCGCGCTCCTGATGACGCTGCCGCTCGTGAAGGCGAAGGACGGCCGGACCGTCGTCGAAGTCGACGGCGAGCTGATCTCGAAGCCGTACATCGACATCACGATCCGGCTGATGGCGCGCTTCGGCGTGACCGTCGAGCGCGACGGCTGGCAGCGCTTCGTCGTGCCGGCCGGCGTGCGCTACCGCTCGCCGGGGCGGATCATGGTCGAGGGCGACGCGTCGTCCGCGTCGTACTTCCTCGCGGCCGGCGCGCTGGGCGGCGGCCCGCTGCGGGTCGAGGGCGTGGGGCGGGCGAGCATCCAGGGCGACGTCGGCTTCGCGAATGCGCTGATGCAGATGGGCGCGAACGTGACGATGGGCGACGACTGGATCGACGTGCGCGGCATCGGCCACGATCACGGCAAGCTCGAGCCGATCGACATGGACTTCAACCTGATTCCCGACGCGGCGATGACCATCGCGATCGCGGCGCTGTTCGCGAACGGCACGAGCACGCTGCGCAACATCGCGAGCTGGCGCGTGAAGGAGACCGACCGCATCGCCGCGATGGCGACCGAGCTGCGCAAGGTCGGCGCGATCGTCGAGGAAGGCCCCGACTATCTCGTCGTCACGCCGCCGGAAAAGCTCACGCCGAACGCGGCGATCGATACGTACGACGATCACCGGATGGCGATGTGCTTCTCGCTCGTCAGCCTGGGCGGCGTGCCCGTGCGGATCAACGATCCGAAGTGCGTCGGCAAGACGTTCCCCGACTATTTCGACCGCTTCGCCGCGCTCGCCAAAGCCTGA
- the ompA gene encoding outer membrane protein OmpA, whose amino-acid sequence MNKLSKLAFIAATAVMAASASAQSVPASRQAVNDNWVNGTGEWVWMNGTNELCWRDAFWTPATANAKCDGALVAQAPQPPVAPVAPAITSQKITYQADALFDFDKATLKPLGKQKLDELASKIQGMNTEVVVATGYTDRIGSDKYNDRLSLRRAQAVKSYLVSKGVPANKIYTEGKGKRNPVTTGCNQKNRKQLIACLAPDRRVEVEVVGTQEVQKTTVPAQ is encoded by the coding sequence ATGAATAAACTTTCAAAGCTCGCGTTCATTGCAGCTACCGCAGTTATGGCTGCATCCGCTTCGGCACAGTCGGTGCCGGCGTCGCGTCAAGCCGTCAATGACAACTGGGTGAACGGCACGGGCGAATGGGTGTGGATGAACGGCACGAACGAGCTCTGCTGGCGCGATGCGTTCTGGACGCCGGCCACCGCCAACGCGAAGTGCGACGGCGCACTGGTCGCCCAGGCACCGCAGCCGCCGGTCGCTCCGGTCGCTCCGGCCATCACGAGCCAGAAGATCACGTATCAAGCTGACGCACTGTTCGACTTCGACAAGGCAACGCTCAAGCCGCTGGGCAAGCAGAAGCTGGACGAACTGGCATCGAAGATCCAGGGCATGAACACGGAAGTGGTCGTCGCAACGGGCTACACGGACCGCATCGGTTCGGACAAGTACAACGACCGTCTGTCGCTGCGCCGTGCGCAAGCCGTGAAGTCGTACCTGGTCAGCAAGGGTGTGCCGGCCAACAAGATCTACACGGAAGGCAAGGGCAAGCGCAACCCGGTCACGACCGGCTGCAACCAGAAGAACCGCAAGCAACTCATCGCCTGCCTCGCACCGGACCGCCGCGTGGAAGTCGAAGTGGTCGGTACGCAAGAAGTGCAGAAGACGACCGTTCCGGCGCAGTAA
- the pheA gene encoding prephenate dehydratase, protein MDDELNSRLKPLRDRIDAIDAQLIALLNQRAAVALEVGEVKKHFNAPVFRPERELQVIARLQDMSAGPLASEHISAIWREIMAASRALEQTIHVAFLGPVGTYSEQAMLEYFGQSIEGLPCPSIDEVFRSVEAGACAFGIAPVENSTEGAVSRTLDLLLQTQLVISGELALPIHHNLLTQSGTLDGVKRVCAHGQALAQCQQWLAANAPQLERQAVASNAEAARLAAADPTVAAIAGDRAAAHYGLQIAFSLIQDDPHNRTRFVIVGKQPAGQSGHDQTSLIVSVKNEPGAVFKLLEPLARHGVSMTRFESRPARVGTWEYYFYIDIEGHRDDAAVAAALTELGQKAAFLKILGSYPRAR, encoded by the coding sequence ATGGACGACGAACTGAATTCCCGCCTGAAACCGCTGCGCGACCGCATCGACGCGATCGACGCGCAGCTGATCGCGCTCCTGAATCAGCGCGCCGCGGTGGCGCTGGAGGTGGGCGAGGTCAAGAAGCATTTCAACGCGCCGGTGTTCCGGCCGGAGCGCGAGCTGCAGGTGATCGCGCGGCTGCAGGACATGAGTGCCGGGCCGCTCGCGAGCGAGCACATCAGCGCCATCTGGCGCGAGATCATGGCGGCGAGCCGCGCGCTCGAGCAGACGATCCACGTCGCGTTCCTCGGGCCGGTCGGTACGTACAGCGAGCAGGCGATGCTCGAGTATTTCGGCCAGTCGATCGAAGGGCTGCCGTGCCCGTCGATCGACGAGGTGTTCCGCTCGGTCGAGGCCGGGGCGTGCGCGTTCGGCATCGCACCGGTCGAGAATTCGACCGAAGGCGCGGTATCGCGCACGCTCGACCTGCTGTTGCAGACCCAACTGGTGATCAGCGGCGAGCTCGCGCTGCCGATCCATCACAACCTGCTCACGCAGAGCGGCACGCTCGACGGCGTGAAGCGTGTCTGCGCGCATGGGCAGGCGCTCGCGCAATGCCAGCAGTGGCTCGCGGCGAATGCGCCGCAGCTCGAGCGGCAAGCCGTGGCGAGCAACGCGGAGGCCGCGCGTCTGGCCGCGGCCGATCCGACCGTTGCCGCGATCGCGGGCGATCGCGCGGCCGCGCATTACGGCCTGCAGATCGCGTTCTCGCTGATCCAGGACGATCCGCACAACCGCACGCGTTTCGTGATCGTCGGCAAGCAGCCGGCCGGCCAGAGCGGTCACGACCAGACGTCGCTGATCGTGTCGGTGAAGAACGAGCCGGGCGCCGTGTTCAAGCTGCTCGAGCCGCTCGCGCGGCACGGCGTGTCGATGACGCGCTTCGAGTCGCGTCCGGCGCGCGTGGGCACGTGGGAGTACTACTTCTACATCGACATCGAAGGGCATCGCGACGATGCGGCGGTGGCGGCCGCGCTGACGGAACTCGGCCAAAAGGCCGCGTTCCTGAAGATACTCGGTTCGTATCCGCGCGCACGCTGA
- a CDS encoding DUF2059 domain-containing protein, translated as MQKQFKQLVLLAALVPTFAMAQALSNSAPAAPAAAAPIDADKKAAIKDLLDAIDAPKLVSAIGNSAEMQAKQLVPAILSDALSENKTLNDKQKQAAVPTLQKNAVPKLVDGAGKVFGTQQFQSDAMSAQYDAYAKYYSTSEIKDLTTFYKSPTGRKFIQVQDQVGRDVVNGLMQKYMPQAIQATRTQADKEVAAVKPGK; from the coding sequence ATGCAAAAGCAATTCAAGCAACTGGTTCTGCTGGCTGCACTGGTGCCGACGTTCGCGATGGCGCAGGCGCTGTCGAATTCCGCACCGGCTGCTCCGGCGGCAGCTGCGCCGATCGACGCCGACAAGAAGGCAGCGATCAAGGATCTGCTCGACGCGATCGACGCGCCGAAGCTCGTGTCGGCAATCGGCAACAGCGCCGAAATGCAGGCCAAGCAACTCGTGCCGGCGATCCTGTCGGACGCGCTGTCGGAAAACAAGACGCTGAACGACAAGCAGAAGCAGGCTGCCGTTCCGACGCTGCAGAAGAACGCGGTGCCGAAGCTGGTCGACGGCGCAGGCAAGGTGTTCGGCACGCAACAGTTCCAGAGCGACGCGATGTCGGCTCAGTACGACGCGTACGCGAAGTACTACAGCACGTCGGAGATCAAGGATCTGACGACGTTCTACAAGAGCCCGACGGGCCGCAAGTTCATCCAGGTTCAGGATCAGGTCGGTCGCGACGTGGTCAACGGCCTGATGCAGAAGTACATGCCGCAAGCGATCCAGGCAACGCGTACGCAGGCTGACAAGGAAGTCGCAGCAGTCAAGCCGGGCAAGTAA
- the gyrA gene encoding DNA gyrase subunit A, whose product MDQFAKETLPTSLEEEMRRSYLDYAMSVIVGRALPDVRDGLKPVHRRVLFAMHELNNDWNRAYKKSARIVGDVIGKYHPHGDTAVYDTIVRMAQDFSLRYMLIDGQGNFGSIDGDNAAAMRYTEIRMAKIGHELLADIDKETVDFEPNYDGNETQPSVLPSRIPNLLINGSSGIAVGMATNIPPHNLNEVVDACQHLLGNPEATIDELIEIIPAPDFPTAGIIYGVAGVRDGYRTGRGRVVMRAATHFEEIDRGQRMAIIVDELPYQVNKRSLLERIAELVNEKKLEGISDIRDESDKSGMRVVIELKRGEVPEVVLNNLYKATQLQDTFGMNMVALVDGQPKLLNLKEILQCFLSHRREVLTRRTIYELRKARERGHVLEGLAVALANIDEFIAIIKAAPTPPIAKQELMAKPWDSSLVREMLTRAESENAAAGGRSAYRPEGLNPAFGMQTDGLYRLSDTQAQEILQMRLQRLTGLEQDKIIGEYREVMAQIADLLDILARPERITTMIGEELTSVKAEFGDARRSKIELNATELNTEDLITPQDMVVTMSHAGYVKSQPLSEYRAQKRGGRGKQATQMKEDDWIETLFIANTHDYILCFSNRGRVYWVKVYEVPQGSRNSRGRPIVNMFPLQEGEKINVVLPVKEFSADKFIFMATSLGTVKKTPLEAFSRPMKKGIIAVGLDDGDYLIGASITDGAHDVMLFSDSGKAVRFDENDVRPMGREARGVRGMQLEDGQQVIAMLVAGSEEQTVLTATENGYGKRTPITEYTRHGRGTKGMIAIQTSERNGKVVAATLVDAEDQIMLITTAGVLIRTRVSEIREMGRATQGVTLISLDEGTKLSGLQQIAEAEEGEGEADEASDGEA is encoded by the coding sequence ATGGATCAATTCGCCAAAGAGACCCTGCCCACCTCCCTCGAGGAGGAAATGCGCCGTTCGTATCTCGATTACGCGATGAGCGTGATCGTCGGACGTGCCCTTCCGGATGTCCGCGATGGCCTGAAGCCAGTGCACCGGCGCGTATTGTTCGCGATGCACGAACTGAACAACGACTGGAACCGCGCGTACAAGAAATCGGCGCGTATCGTCGGTGACGTGATCGGTAAATATCACCCTCACGGCGATACCGCGGTCTACGACACGATCGTGCGGATGGCGCAGGACTTCTCGCTGCGCTACATGCTGATCGACGGGCAGGGCAACTTCGGCTCGATCGACGGCGACAATGCCGCGGCGATGCGTTACACCGAAATTCGCATGGCGAAGATCGGTCACGAGCTGCTCGCCGACATCGACAAGGAAACGGTCGACTTCGAGCCGAACTACGACGGCAACGAAACGCAGCCGTCGGTCCTGCCGTCGCGCATCCCGAACCTGCTGATCAACGGCTCGTCGGGCATCGCGGTCGGCATGGCGACCAACATTCCGCCGCACAACCTGAACGAAGTCGTCGACGCGTGCCAGCATCTGCTCGGCAACCCGGAGGCGACGATCGACGAGCTGATCGAGATCATCCCGGCGCCGGATTTCCCGACGGCCGGCATCATCTACGGCGTCGCCGGCGTGCGCGACGGCTACCGCACCGGGCGCGGTCGCGTCGTGATGCGCGCGGCCACGCACTTCGAGGAGATCGACCGCGGCCAGCGGATGGCGATCATCGTCGACGAGCTGCCGTACCAGGTGAACAAGCGCTCGCTGCTCGAGCGGATCGCCGAGCTCGTCAACGAGAAGAAGCTCGAGGGCATTTCCGACATCCGCGACGAGTCCGACAAGAGCGGCATGCGCGTCGTGATCGAGCTCAAGCGCGGCGAAGTGCCGGAAGTGGTGCTGAACAACCTGTACAAGGCGACGCAGCTTCAGGACACGTTCGGCATGAACATGGTCGCGCTCGTCGACGGCCAGCCGAAGCTGCTGAACCTGAAGGAAATCCTGCAGTGCTTCCTGTCGCATCGACGCGAAGTGCTGACGCGCCGCACGATCTACGAACTGCGCAAGGCCCGCGAGCGCGGCCACGTGCTCGAAGGTCTCGCGGTCGCGCTCGCGAACATCGACGAGTTCATCGCGATCATCAAGGCCGCGCCGACGCCGCCGATCGCGAAGCAGGAACTGATGGCGAAGCCGTGGGATTCGTCGCTCGTGCGCGAGATGCTGACGCGCGCCGAGAGCGAGAACGCGGCGGCCGGCGGCCGTTCCGCGTACCGTCCGGAAGGCCTGAACCCGGCGTTCGGGATGCAGACCGACGGGTTGTACCGTCTGTCCGACACGCAGGCGCAGGAAATCCTGCAGATGCGTCTGCAGCGCCTGACCGGCCTCGAGCAGGACAAGATCATCGGCGAGTACCGCGAAGTGATGGCACAGATCGCCGACCTGCTGGACATCCTCGCGCGCCCCGAGCGGATCACGACGATGATCGGCGAGGAACTGACCTCGGTGAAGGCCGAATTCGGCGACGCGCGCCGCTCGAAGATCGAGCTGAACGCGACCGAGCTGAACACCGAGGATCTGATCACGCCGCAGGACATGGTCGTCACGATGTCGCATGCGGGCTACGTGAAGTCGCAGCCGCTGTCCGAGTACCGCGCGCAGAAGCGCGGCGGTCGCGGCAAGCAGGCGACGCAGATGAAGGAAGACGACTGGATCGAGACGCTTTTCATCGCGAACACGCACGACTACATCCTGTGCTTCTCGAACCGCGGCCGCGTGTACTGGGTCAAGGTCTATGAAGTGCCGCAGGGCTCGCGCAACTCGCGCGGCCGCCCGATCGTCAACATGTTCCCGCTGCAGGAAGGCGAGAAGATCAACGTCGTGCTGCCGGTCAAGGAATTCTCGGCCGACAAGTTCATCTTCATGGCGACGTCGCTCGGCACCGTGAAGAAGACGCCGCTCGAAGCATTCAGCCGCCCGATGAAGAAGGGCATCATCGCGGTCGGCCTCGACGATGGCGACTACCTGATCGGTGCGTCGATCACCGACGGCGCGCACGACGTGATGCTGTTCTCGGATTCCGGCAAGGCCGTGCGTTTCGACGAGAACGACGTGCGCCCGATGGGGCGCGAGGCGCGCGGCGTGCGCGGCATGCAGCTCGAGGACGGGCAGCAGGTCATCGCGATGCTGGTCGCGGGCAGCGAGGAGCAGACGGTGCTCACCGCAACCGAAAACGGCTACGGCAAGCGCACGCCGATCACCGAGTACACGCGTCACGGTCGCGGCACGAAGGGCATGATCGCGATCCAGACGTCCGAGCGCAACGGCAAGGTCGTGGCCGCCACGCTCGTCGACGCCGAGGATCAGATCATGCTGATCACGACGGCCGGCGTGTTGATTCGCACCCGTGTTTCCGAGATACGCGAGATGGGACGCGCCACGCAAGGTGTTACACTCATCAGTCTCGATGAGGGTACCAAGCTCTCTGGTCTGCAGCAGATCGCGGAGGCCGAAGAGGGAGAGGGCGAGGCCGACGAGGCGTCGGACGGCGAAGCCTGA
- the serC gene encoding 3-phosphoserine/phosphohydroxythreonine transaminase has product MRVFNFSAGPAAMPEEVLRQAADEMLDWHGSGMSVMEMSHRGKEFMSIHEAALTDLRDLLGVPASHRILFLQGGGIAENAIVPMNLLGSRKTADFVVTGSWSQKSFGEAKKFCTPHLAATGKTEGGFTRAPARAEWQLSDDPAYVHLCTNETIDGVETFEIPDLGDVPLVADVSSHILSRPMDVAKYGVLFGGAQKNIGMAGVTVVIVREDLLDRALSICPSAFEWKTIAANNSLYNTPPTYAIYIAGLVFQWLKRQGGLEAIEARNIEKSKLLYDTIDASSFYLNKVEPAARSRMNVPFFLADETRNEDFLAGAKARGLLQLKGHKSVGGMRASIYNAVPLEGVKALVEYMKDFEQRGA; this is encoded by the coding sequence ATGCGCGTCTTTAATTTCTCCGCCGGCCCCGCGGCGATGCCCGAGGAAGTACTGCGGCAGGCCGCCGACGAAATGCTCGACTGGCACGGCAGCGGCATGAGCGTGATGGAGATGAGCCATCGCGGCAAGGAGTTCATGTCGATCCACGAGGCCGCGCTGACCGACCTGCGCGACCTGCTCGGCGTGCCGGCGAGCCACCGGATCCTGTTCCTGCAGGGCGGCGGCATCGCGGAAAACGCGATCGTGCCGATGAACCTGCTCGGCTCGCGCAAGACGGCCGACTTCGTCGTGACGGGTTCGTGGTCGCAGAAATCGTTCGGCGAGGCGAAGAAGTTCTGCACGCCGCATCTGGCCGCGACCGGCAAGACGGAGGGCGGTTTCACGCGTGCGCCCGCGCGCGCCGAATGGCAGCTGTCGGACGATCCCGCCTACGTGCATCTGTGCACCAACGAGACGATCGACGGCGTCGAGACGTTCGAGATCCCCGATCTCGGCGACGTGCCGCTGGTCGCGGATGTCTCGTCGCACATCCTGTCGCGCCCGATGGACGTCGCGAAGTACGGCGTGCTGTTCGGCGGTGCGCAGAAGAACATCGGGATGGCTGGCGTGACGGTCGTGATCGTGCGCGAGGATCTGCTCGATCGCGCGCTGTCGATCTGCCCGTCCGCATTCGAATGGAAGACCATCGCCGCGAACAATTCGCTGTACAACACGCCGCCCACCTACGCGATCTACATCGCGGGCCTCGTGTTCCAGTGGCTGAAGCGGCAGGGCGGGCTCGAAGCGATCGAGGCCCGCAATATCGAAAAATCGAAGCTGCTCTACGACACGATCGACGCGAGCAGTTTCTATCTGAACAAGGTCGAGCCGGCAGCACGTTCGCGGATGAACGTGCCGTTTTTCCTGGCCGACGAAACGCGCAACGAAGACTTCCTCGCCGGCGCAAAGGCGCGCGGGCTGCTGCAGCTGAAGGGCCACAAGTCCGTCGGCGGCATGCGGGCGTCGATCTACAACGCGGTGCCGCTCGAGGGCGTGAAGGCGCTCGTCGAGTACATGAAGGACTTCGAGCAGCGCGGCGCCTGA
- a CDS encoding prephenate dehydrogenase, translating to MSGFAFNKLVIFGVGLIGGSLARALRERAPGGAGEIVGVGRSRASVERALSLGVIDRAAALDDDAQVRDALAGADLVLLAAPVAQTGPLLARIATWLDGATIVTDAGSTKSDVVAAARDALGARIVQFVPGHPIAGRESSGVEAALPDLYVGRNVVLCPLPENALEAVARIDAMWRATGADVRTMTTEQHDRVFASISHLPHVLSFALVEQILGEADAELKFSYAAGGFRDFTRIAASNPEMWRDVCVANRAALLDELDGYTRVLTRLRAAIDAGDGAALEAVFTRSRAARKAWQERGGAPAAEPVKK from the coding sequence GTGTCAGGCTTTGCATTCAACAAACTGGTCATCTTCGGCGTCGGCCTGATCGGCGGATCGCTGGCCCGCGCGCTGCGCGAGCGCGCGCCGGGCGGTGCGGGCGAGATCGTCGGCGTGGGCCGTTCGCGTGCGTCGGTCGAGCGCGCGCTGTCGCTCGGCGTGATCGACCGCGCGGCGGCGCTCGACGACGACGCGCAGGTGCGCGACGCCCTTGCCGGCGCCGATCTCGTCCTGCTGGCCGCGCCCGTCGCGCAGACGGGCCCGTTGCTCGCGCGCATTGCGACGTGGCTCGACGGCGCGACGATCGTCACCGATGCGGGCAGCACCAAGTCCGATGTCGTTGCGGCTGCGCGCGACGCGCTCGGCGCGCGGATCGTGCAGTTCGTGCCGGGGCATCCGATCGCCGGGCGCGAGTCGAGCGGCGTCGAGGCTGCGTTGCCGGACCTCTACGTCGGCCGCAACGTCGTACTGTGCCCGCTGCCGGAGAACGCGCTCGAAGCGGTGGCCCGGATCGACGCGATGTGGCGCGCGACCGGCGCCGACGTGCGCACGATGACCACCGAACAGCACGATCGCGTATTCGCGTCGATCAGCCATCTGCCGCACGTGCTGTCGTTCGCGCTCGTCGAGCAGATTCTCGGCGAGGCCGACGCGGAACTGAAATTCTCGTACGCGGCCGGCGGTTTTCGCGATTTCACGCGCATCGCGGCGTCGAACCCGGAAATGTGGCGCGACGTGTGCGTCGCGAACCGCGCGGCGCTGCTCGACGAACTCGACGGCTACACGCGTGTGCTCACGCGGTTGCGCGCGGCGATCGACGCCGGCGACGGCGCGGCGCTCGAAGCCGTATTCACGCGCTCGCGCGCCGCGCGCAAGGCATGGCAGGAGCGCGGCGGCGCGCCCGCTGCCGAACCGGTCAAGAAATAA
- the cmk gene encoding (d)CMP kinase: MKSTRPFHPTPVITIDGPTASGKGTVAALVAAHLGFHLLDSGALYRLAALASVRYGIAAEDIDALVKLIDDLHITFREGCAQLDGVDVSNDIRAEAVGNRASAIAVHGPVRTALVARQRAFRKTPGLVADGRDMGTVIFPDAVLKVFLTASAEARATRRHKQLMQKGFSANIDDLLRDLRERDARDSNRAAAPLKPAADAKLLDTSALSVDEAVDQVLQWYRALGQPA; encoded by the coding sequence ATGAAATCGACCCGACCCTTTCACCCGACTCCCGTCATCACGATCGACGGCCCGACCGCCTCCGGCAAGGGCACCGTCGCGGCGCTCGTCGCCGCGCACCTCGGCTTCCACCTGCTCGACAGCGGCGCGCTGTACCGGCTGGCGGCGCTCGCGAGCGTGCGCTACGGAATCGCAGCGGAAGACATCGACGCGCTGGTGAAGCTGATCGACGATCTGCACATCACGTTCCGTGAAGGTTGCGCGCAGCTCGACGGCGTCGACGTGTCGAACGACATCCGTGCCGAAGCGGTCGGCAACCGCGCGTCGGCCATTGCCGTGCACGGCCCCGTGCGCACCGCGCTCGTCGCGCGCCAGCGGGCGTTTCGCAAGACGCCGGGCCTCGTGGCGGACGGGCGCGACATGGGCACGGTGATCTTCCCCGACGCCGTGCTGAAGGTGTTCCTGACGGCGAGCGCCGAGGCGCGTGCGACCAGACGGCATAAGCAATTGATGCAAAAAGGTTTTTCTGCTAACATAGATGACTTGCTCCGGGATCTTCGTGAACGTGACGCGCGCGACAGCAATCGCGCAGCCGCGCCGCTGAAGCCTGCGGCAGATGCCAAGTTGCTCGATACGTCGGCACTTTCGGTCGATGAAGCCGTCGATCAGGTGCTGCAGTGGTACCGGGCGCTCGGCCAGCCAGCCTGA